A window of the Pecten maximus chromosome 19, xPecMax1.1, whole genome shotgun sequence genome harbors these coding sequences:
- the LOC117317565 gene encoding uncharacterized protein LOC117317565 has translation MTFRDVILSMLVAVLAAGLVLVERKLTDAIDAYRSNTETNVLSVSVNKALTEAMLEQNEARKSDLSQLSKLKSEIEELKDMKLLLEEKILKAEVATTYVRWGRNDCSGSATDLVYSGYVGGSHFTHKGAAVDYVCLPSDPSWGRHANRPPGSAAFMYGAEYEDTIIYNVPDKNREVPCAVCRAKTRSSLIMIPARTTCYTGWEKAYLGYLSAGYHDHHAATQYVCVDEDPQTVVGGGNNNDNGNTLLSCANKMWLFKMPPLRK, from the exons ATGACGTTCAGAGATGTAATACTTTCAATGCTTGTCGCTGTACTTGCTGCGGGTCTTGTTTTGGTAGAAAGGAAATTAACTGATGCAATCGACGCCTACCGTAGCAACACAGAAACCAACGTACTTTCGGTTTCCGTTAATAAAGCATTGACGGAAGCCATGTTGGAACAAAATGAAG CACGCAAGTCTGACCTTAGCCAACTGAGTAAACTCAAATCCGAAATAGAAGAATTGAAGGATATGAAACTCTTACTGGAGGAGAAAATTCTCAAAG CTGAAGTGGCCACAACATACGTCCGATGGGGCCGTAATGATTGCTCGGGAAGTGCAACAGATTTGGTTTACTCAG GTTATGTTGGTGGATCCCACTTCACCCATAAAGGAGCCGCCGTTGATTACGTCTGTCTTCCTTCTGATCCCTCCTGGGGACGCCATGCAAATAGGCCTCCTGGCTCTGCTGCCTTTATGTATGGTGCCGAGTATGAAGATACTATCATTTACAATGTGCCAGACAAAAACAGGGAAGTTCCCTGTGCGGTATGCCGCGCAAAAACCCGATCTTCTTTAATCATGATCCCCGCGCGAACCACGTGCTATACCGGGTGGGAGAAGGCATACCTCGGTTACTTATCAGCCGGTTATCATGACCACCATGCTGCTACCCAATATGTGTGTGTAGACGAAGATCCACAAACTGTTGTTGGTGGTggaaataacaatgataacggGAATACTCTTCTATCCTGTGCGAACAAGATGTGGCTCTTTAAAATGCCCCccttacgaaaatga